The following proteins are co-located in the Natator depressus isolate rNatDep1 chromosome 4, rNatDep2.hap1, whole genome shotgun sequence genome:
- the KDM3A gene encoding lysine-specific demethylase 3A yields MVLRLEESWPLLVGKRFLSLSEEENNGPWDTAHVSEWPWKAGRIRAVSHPDVSKRDLKVCVEFDGESWERRRWIEVYNHKMRGFLVEQKLVLAERKSQANSTDTVQWPAMVYKFLLDKAGLGSVVSVRFLGEERCVFLSKDLLKPIQDVDSLRHSLMDDQNVNEEIQALIMKHLDESHLMQGGKNVIGSKVRIYSLDPSTQWFTATVVNGNPTTRTLEVNCQEIPALKTLDPELIHVEIIHDSHDKCGKSKRNGGMKRKSSDDKGNVDAKHIKSCSEVSHSLSHVQSVPTVFGETLLGCTPATPASKDLRNQGMPQPANSPPNVGAETPQGICKENLPEEHPSCLNTTVKMSKENLTVFHKAEFLSKEQTKTPNDQNSNYTSLKTSRSPSLTDTHNEKQSDLKNVHKSFTKPMTNFPKEHVPIKSTQDLDNSSRVTSRLNGTSELQKIFDCKPSTSDASVSLFAGHEITLQSSCKGNKAENSFSACSSVRGNSNEISCERNENEGSRAGSTSKVHNNVIVHRSVLTDACKVKKLQQSGEAFVQDGSCNNIAPHLHKCRECRLDSYRKNKEQKDSTVFCRFFHFRRLRFNRHGLLREEGFLTPDKYDSEAISLWLPLAKNVVGLDLDTAKYILANIGDHFCRLVISEKEVMSTIEPHRQVAWKRAVRGVREMCDVCDTTIFNLHWVCPKCGFGVCVDCYRMKKKSIHEGGASDTFSWLKCVKGQLHEPENLMPTQIIPGKALYDVGDTVHSVRAKWGIKANCPCANKQLKALSKPNLKEDPKQSLLPGEKSTLQHNFVLNPLATSYDSPVKPTFGSKPVSSVNTSPSLSWLANLTSGNVNKENKDKLLASTLKNENKPLQTLPTFTKPPTTLQTFNSAILTPVSNNNNTGFLRNLLNSSGGKTESGLKSTPKILDDIFASLVQSRTLTDLPKKPQGLTIKPTILGFDTPHYWLCDNRLLCLQDPNNASNWNVFRECWKQGQPVMVSGVHHKLNAELWKPESFRKEFGQQEVDLVNCRTNEIITGATVGDFWDGFEDIPSRLKTEGGEPMVLKLKDWPPGEDFRDMMPSRFDDLMNNIPLPEYTRRDGKLNLASRLPNYFVRPDLGPKMYNAYGLITPDDRKYGTTNLHLDVSDAANVMVYVGIPKGQVNQEEEVLKTIQDGDSDELTIKRFIDSREKPGALWHIYAAKDTEKIREFLKKVSEEQGQENPIDHDPIHDQSWYLDRSLRKRLHQEYGVQGWAIVQFLGDVVFIPAGAPHQVHNLYSCIKVAEDFVSPEHVKHCFWLTQEFRYLSHTHTNHEDKLQVKNVIYHAVKDAVGILRANESSFSKSSGGKP; encoded by the exons ATGGTGCTCAGGCTGGAGGAGAGCTGGCCCTTGCTCGTAGGGAAGAGGTTCCTGAGCCTGTCTGAGGAGGAGAACAACGGCCCGTGGGACACGGCTCACGTCTCTGAATGGCCCTGGAAAGCGGGCAGAATCAGGGCCGTTTCGCACCCAGATGTTTCCAAACGGGACTTGAAG GTATGTGTGGAGTTTGATGGTGAGTCATGGGAGAGAAGAAGATGGATTGAGGTCTACAACCATAAAATGAGAGGATTTCTAGTAGAGCAAAAATTGGTACTTGCTGAACGAAAATCTCAAGCCAACTCTACAGATACTGTTCAGTGGCCGGCAATG GTTTACAAATTCTTATTGGACAAGGCTGGTTTAGGATCCGTGGTTTCCGTACGCTTTCTTGGTGAAGAGAGATGTGTGTTTCTTTCTAAAGACCTTTTGAAACCTATTCAG GATGTGGACAGTCTGAGACACTCTCTTATGGATGATCAGAATGTTAATGAAGAAATTCAAGCTTTGATTATGAAACATCTAGATGAAAGCCACTTGATGCAAG gtggTAAGAATGTAATTGGTTCAAAAGTAAGGATTTATAGCTTGGATCCATCTACCCAGTGGTTCACAGCAACTGTTGTAAATGGTAATCCAACTACAAGGACTCTGGAAGTCAACTGTCAGGAG ATTCCAGCTTTAAAAACTCTTGATCCAGAATTGATTCATGTTGAAATCATACATGACAGCCATGACAAGTGTG GCAAATCTAAGAGAAATGGGGGTATGAAAAGAAAATCATCTGATGATAAAGGAAATGTTGATGCCAAACATATAAAGTCCTGCTCTGAG GTATCACATAGTCTGAGTCACGTGCAGTCAGTACCAACAGTGTTTGGTGAAACATTGCTAGGGTGTACGCCTGCAACCCCTGCTAGCAAAGACCTCAGGAACCAGGGCATGCCTCAGCCAGCTAACTCACCTCCTAATGTTGGCGCAGAAACTCCTCAGGG CATTTGCAAAGAGAATTTACCAGAAGAACATCCTTCTTGTCTTAATACTACGGtgaaaatgtcaaaagaaaaTCTGACGGTCTTCCATAAAGCAGAGTTTCTATCGAAAGAACAAACTAAAACTCCTAATGATCAGAATAGTAACTATACCTCTTTGAAGACCTCAAGATCGCCATCTTTGACTGACACACACAATGAAAAACAAAGTGACTTGAAAAACGTCCACAAATCTTTTACCAAGCCAATGACAAACTTCCCAAAGGAGCATGTTCCTATAAAATCCACACAGGACCTAGACAATTCTTCCAGAGTAACATCCAGGCTTAATGGCACATCAGAACTGCAGAAAATCTTTGACTGTAAACCCTCAACATCCGATGCTTCTGTTAGCCTTTTCGCTGGGCATGAGATTACATTACAAAGCAGCTGCAAAGGAAACAAGGCAGAAAACTCCTTTTCTGCGTGTTCCTCAGTCAGAGGAAACTCAAATGAGATTTCATGTGAGAGAAATGAAAACGAAGGCTCTAGGGCTGGGAGCACCAGTAAAGTCCACAACAATG taaTTGTTCACAGGTCAGTCTTGACAGATGCTTGTAAAGTTAAGAAGCTGCAGCAAAGTGGGGAAGCTTTTGTGCAGGATGGTTCCTGCAATAACATTGCACCTCACCTGCATAAGTGCAGGGAATGCCGCCTGGACAGCTACCGgaaaaacaaagagcaaaaaGACTCCACTGTCTTTTGCAGATTCTTTCACTTCAGGAG gCTGCGGTTCAATAGACATGGATTGCTGCGTGAAGAAGGTTTCTTAACGCCGGACAAGTATGACTCTGAGGCTATCAGCTTGTGGCTGCCTTTAGCAAAAAATGTTGTGGGTCTAGATCTGGACACTGCAAAGTATATTCTAGCCAACATCGGAGATCACTTCTGCCGGCTGGTGATATCTGAAAAGGAGGTCATGTCCACAATAGAACCACACA GACAAGTAGCCTGGAAACGTGCAGTTCGAGGCGTTCGAGAAATGTGTGATGTGTGTGACACCACAATATTCAACCTTCACTGGGTTTGCCCCAAGTGTGGCTTTGGAGTGTGTGTAGATTGTTACAGGATGAAAAAGAAAAGCATACATGAAG GTGGTGCATCTGATACTTTTTCCTGGCTTAAATGTGTGAAGGGTCAGTTACATGAACCGGAGAACTTAATGCCTACACAGATAATTCCTGGAAAAG CTCTCTATGATGTTGGTGACACTGTTCACTCTGTaagagcaaaatggggaataaaggCAAACTGTCCTTGTGCGAATAAGCAGTTAAAGGCTCTATCAAAACCAAATCTGAAGGAGGATCCAAAACAG AGTTTACTCCCCGGAGAGAAATCCACACTTCAGCATAATTTTGTCCTAAACCCATTAGCCACTAGCTATGATTCTCCTGTAAAACCAACATTTGGAAGTAAACCAGTCTCTTCAGTAAATACTTCTCCTTCCTTAAGTTGGCTGGCTAACCTAACAAGTGGAAACGTGAATAAAGAAAATAAAG ATAAACTCCTCGCGTCCACTTTAAAGAATGAAAACAAACCTCTTCAGACCCTTCCCACTTTCACTAAACCCCCTACAACCCTGCAGACATTCAACAGTGCAATATTAACACCTgtgagcaacaacaacaacacaggtTTCTTGAGGAATCTGCTGAACTCTTCTGGAGGAAAG ACAGAAAGTGGGCTCAAGAGCACTCCCAAAATCCTTGATGACATTTTTGCATCGTTGGTGCAAAGTAGAACTCTCACAGATTTGCCTAAGAAACCTCAAGGATTAACTATAAAGCCTACTATATTGGGCTTTGATACACCTCACTATTGGTTATGTGATAACCGCTTGCTGTGTCTTCAGGATCCCAACAATGCGAGTAACTGGAATGTCTTTAGAGAATGCTGGAAGCAGGGACAG CCTGTGATGGTGTCTGGAGTGCATCACAAACTAAATGCAGAGCTTTGGAAACCAGAATCCTTCAGGAAGGAGTTCGGCCAACAGGAAGTAGATCTGGTCAATTGCAGAACCAATGAAATTATCACAGGAGCTAcagtaggagacttctgggatGGATTTGAAGATATTCCAA GCCGCCTTAAAACAGAAGGAGGGGAGCCAATGGTGTTGAAGCTTAAGGACTGGCCTCCGGGAGAAGACTTCCGAGACATGATGCCATCTCG GTTTGATGACCTGATGAATAACATTCCATTGCCAGAGTACACTAGAAGAGATGGTAAACTCAACCTTGCCTCCAGACTTCCCAACTATTTTGTTCGACCAGATTTAGGTCCTAAAATGTACAATGCATATG GTTTAATTACACCAGACGATAGAAAGTATGGCACAACAAACCTCCATTTAGATGTGTCTGATGCAGCTAATGTTATGGTTTATGTGGGCATACCAAAAGGGCAGGTCAATCAAGAAGAAG AAGTGCTTAAAACTATACAAGATGGCGATTCTGATGAGTTGACAATTAAGCGTTTTATAGACAGTCGAGAGAAACCTGGAGCTCTATGGCACATTTATGCTGCTAAAGATACAGAGAAGATCCGGGAATTCCTTAAAAAG GTCTCAGAAGAACAAGGTCAAGAGAACCCCATCGATCATGATCCAATTCATGATCAGAGTTGGTACTTGGACAGATCTTTAAGGAAACGTCTTCATCAAGAATATGGAGTTCAAGGCTGGGCTATCGTGCAGTTTCTAGGAGATGTAGTTTTCATTCCAGCAGGAGCACCGCATCAG GTTCATAACTTATACAGTTGTATTAAAGTAGCAGAAGATTTTGTTTCTCCGGAGCATGTCAAACATTGCTTTTGGCTCACTCAGGAATTCAGATATCTGTCGCATACACATACGAACCATGAAGATAAACTGCAG GTGAAGAATGTCATATACCATGCTGTTAAAGATGCAGTTGGGATATTGAGAGCTAATGAATCCAGCTTTAGCAAATCATCAGGTGGAAAGCCTTAA